The Cyanobacterium sp. HL-69 genome segment ATGTTTATTACCGTAACGGGATTTAAAGGTGGGGTAGGGAAAACGACTACAGCGGTGCATCTTGCTTGTTACTTTTCCCAATTTGGTAAAACCTTGTTGGTGGATGGAGATCCCAATCAATCAGCTACTGCGTGGGAAAAACGAGGACAGTTACCGTTCAAAATAGTTAATCTGATGGCGGCGGCTAAGTATTCTCAGGAATATGAGCATATTATTATTGATACCGCTGCGCGCCCCGATGCTGACGAGATGAAGGCTTTAGTGGATGGTTGCGACTTGTTAATATTACCTACTTCCGCAGAAGCTCTTGCCATAGATGCTCTTTTGCAAACCGTTGATTTACTTCACGATTTAGGGGGAGATTATCGAATTTTACTTACTATGATTCACCCACCCCCAGTAAAGACTGGACAAATGGCAAAACAGGCATTAATGGATGCTGATTTGAAACTATTTGAAGGGGAAATCCGCCGTTATATTGCCTATGAAAAAGCGTCTCTTATGGGTGTTCCTGTATATGAATCGGGAGATCGTCGGGGGAAAATTGCATGGAAAGACTATCAAAAAATCGGTAAGGAGATTTATTCATGAATAAGACTAATCCCTATGCTAATTTAACTAAAAACTTAAAAGCGAAGACCGATAAAACTAAATCTGAAAATCTTACCAAGATTCAAGAGGGAGATAGTAAAAATATAGAGCAAGAAGAATCTTTATCAATGGAGTCTATTAACAAGGAAGAATCTCAGTCAGTAGTACCAAAGAAAAAAGGCAGACCATCCACGGGGAAGCGTAGTAATCCTGATTGGATTGGTCGTACTTATTATATAAGGAAAGAAATTGATTTTGATGTAGCAGACCAACTGCTAAAACTTAAGCGAGAGGGTATTGATTTAGATAAATCTGACTTGGTGAATTTTCTCCTTGAAGAATGGGTAAAAAGTCAACAAGGTGAAAGGGCGACATTTCGCATTGGTGAAAATATGTAATAACTATGAGCAAGAGTCGTTATCCCGATAACTGGAATGAGATTGCCTTCAAACAAAAGGAGAAAGTTAAATGGCGGTGTCAAAAATGCGGTGTGCAGTGCATTAAGCCGGGGGATAAGACGGCTCATCTTAGTAAATCGAACCGTGCCAAAATAACTATGGTGGTTCATCATTCTAATTATCAACCAGAGGATAATAGAGAAGAAAACTTGGTTTGCCTTTGTACCGCTTGTCATTTGAGTTACCATACCAGAAAGCGTGGTAATATCAGCATCGGACAGTTATCTCTTGATTTAGACGTTAATAACTAACCTTAAAAAAACGTGCTAAGGGTTATCTAAAATTCATGCTAAAAGTACCTCAATGCTACACCCCATAAAGGGTTGACTCGTTCATAAATACTCAGATGGGTGGAGCGTTACGTTGCTTGTTTTATGCCCATCACCGAGCGTGATAGGCACGAACGCCCTTTGATGGCAACCTCGTAAAGAAGCCTATGGTGGTGCAAAAACTACGTTCCTACACGCTCCCAACATAGCTCAAACTCATATACTGTATTAGTTTGACTCGCATGACTGCATAACAACTTATTAGCACTTGAGTGAATCAAGTTTGAGCGGAGAACCATTAAACTTAGAATTAGCGCACCACACTGAGTATTAGACTATATATGGGTTTAAGTATTGTTACTATCAATTAGAGCAGCACAGGTGATAAGTTTTAAATCAGGGTTAAACTGATCCCCTGTG includes the following:
- a CDS encoding putative plasmid protein yields the protein MNKTNPYANLTKNLKAKTDKTKSENLTKIQEGDSKNIEQEESLSMESINKEESQSVVPKKKGRPSTGKRSNPDWIGRTYYIRKEIDFDVADQLLKLKREGIDLDKSDLVNFLLEEWVKSQQGERATFRIGENM
- a CDS encoding putative plasmid protein, giving the protein MSKSRYPDNWNEIAFKQKEKVKWRCQKCGVQCIKPGDKTAHLSKSNRAKITMVVHHSNYQPEDNREENLVCLCTACHLSYHTRKRGNISIGQLSLDLDVNN
- the parA-2 gene encoding plasmid partitioning protein ParA; this encodes MFITVTGFKGGVGKTTTAVHLACYFSQFGKTLLVDGDPNQSATAWEKRGQLPFKIVNLMAAAKYSQEYEHIIIDTAARPDADEMKALVDGCDLLILPTSAEALAIDALLQTVDLLHDLGGDYRILLTMIHPPPVKTGQMAKQALMDADLKLFEGEIRRYIAYEKASLMGVPVYESGDRRGKIAWKDYQKIGKEIYS